TGCGCGCGGCGGAGACGGTGCGTGACGCCGGTTACAAACACTGGGACTGCATCACGCCGTTTCCCGTCCACGGCCTGGACAAGGCCATGGGCGTGGCCCGCTCCCGCGTGCCGCGCTTCTCGCTTGCCGGCGGCATCACCGGCTTCTGCACGGGCATGTCGATGATCTGGTTCATGAACAGGTTCGACTACCCGCTGGTCGTGGGCGGCAAACCGTTCTTCAGCCCCATGTTCGCGTTTCCCGTCTCTTACGAGCTCACGATTCTTTTCACCGCCTTCGCCACCATCGGCGGCATGCTCTTCCTCAACCGCCTGCCGATGCACTACCACCCGGTGCTCAAATACGACCAAATCCACCGCGGCCTCGACGACCGGTTTTTCATCGTCATCGAGTCCCGCGATCCGAAGTTCAACCTCGAAGCCACCCGCGCCCTGCTCGAAAAGGCCGGCGGCGCCGACATCACCGAACTGGAAGCCTGAGCCATGCGCTACGCCTACCTCGCACTCGCCCTCTTCTGCGTGGCCCTCGTGTCCATCCTCGGCTTTCGCGGCATGACCTCGACCAGGCCGCCCAACGAGGTGTTTCCCAACACGTTTTTTCCCGAGATGAGCCGCCAGGCGAAATTCAAGCCGCAGGCCTCCACTCCCTTCTTCGCGGACGGGCGCACCGACCGCCCGCTGCCCGCCGGCGTCGTCCCGCGCGGCGAGCTTCGCGAGGACGATTTTCTCTATCAGGGAAAAGATGCGAAGGGCGAATTCGCCCGCGGGTTTCCCGAGGAAATCCTCATCAACGCCCAGCTCATGGCGCGCGGCCAGGAACGCTACAACATCTACTGCATTCCCTGCCACGGCGCGCTGGGCGACGGCAACGGCATCACCAAATCCTACGGCATGGGCACCACGCCCACCTACCACGACGACCGCCTCCGCCAGATGCCCGAGGGTGAGATCTTCAACACCATCACCCACGGCAAAGGCACCATGATGTCCTACGCGGACAAACTCTCCCCGCAGGACCGCTGGGCCGTCATCGCCTACGTGCGCGCCCTCCAGCGCGCCGAAACCGGCGCGCCCGCCGACGTGCCGCCCAGCCACAAACCGGAGCTAGGACTGAAATGAGCACCCACGCCGCCACCGCCTCCGACACACCGCTTCCCGCCGCCGCCGGATCGAAGCCCGCCGCCGCCGGCGCGGGCCGCGCGCTCGGCCTCGGCCTCGCCGGGCTCGCCGCCACCGCCGTCGGCTTCTTCCTCACGCCCGACACCCACGCGTTCGCGCTCGCCTACCTCACCGGCCTTTCCTTCTGGATCGCCGTCGCCATCGGCATGCTCATCATGGTGATGATCCACTACGTGCTCGACGCCTCCTGGTCGGTCGCCCTCCGCCGCCAGTATGAACACTGGCTCGCCGGCGTGAAGTGGCTCGCGCTCCTTTTCGTTCCCCTCCTTGTCGCCACCTGGGTCAAACCCGGCAGCATCTGGCCCTGGACCGATCTTGCCACTCCGCTTCACGGCGGACACGGCACCGTCGGCGACGATATTCTTTATATCAAGAAATCCGGCTTCCTGAACCCGGTCGCGCTCACCATCGGCACCGTCGCCTTCTTCGGCCTCTGGATGCTCCTCGCCGCCCGGCTGCGCGCCTATTCCTTCGCGCAGGACGACGACGGCGACATCAAATGGACGCGCAAAGCCCGCATCGCCGCCGCCGCCGGCCTGCCCGTGATGGCCGTCACGCTGACCCTCGCCGCCATCTACTGGATGAAGAGCCTCGAATACCACTGGTTCTCCACCATGTATGGCGTCTGGTTCTTTGCCGACTGCGCCCGCGCCGCGCTTTCCGTCGGCGTGCTCCTCTCGCTTTGGCTGTATTCGCGCGGCGACTACAAGGGCATCCTCAACACCAACCACCTCCATTCCATCGGCCAGCTCATCTTCGCCTTCACCGTCTTCTGGGCCTACATCTCCTTCTCCCAATACTTCCTCATCTGGAACGCCAACGTCCCCGAGGAAACCTTCTGGTACAACCTCCGCGAAATCAGCGCCGAGGGCGTGTTCAACCAGTGGGGCTGGGTGGGCATGGTGCTCGTTTTCGGACACTTCCTCCTCCCCTTCCTCTATCTCCTCTCCTACCGGAATAAGGTCACCCACGCCCGCCTGCGCGTCGTGGTCGTCTGGATACTCGTCGTCATCCTCATCGACCTTTGCTACAACATCCTGCCCGCCGCGAAGGACGCGCACGGCCAGCCCCAGCCCTTCCTCTCGCTCAATCTCCTCTGGGTGCTGACCACCCTCGTCGGCGCCGGCGGCCTTTGCGCCTGGGCCTATCTGCGCAGCCTCCCGGCCCGCAAACTCATCCCGATCCGCGACCCGCGCATCGACGAATGCCTCACGCATCATGATTGATCCCAACACCAACTCCGCGCCATCGAGCCCCCGCTTCTGGGCCGCCGTCATCGCGACCGCGGGCGTGTTTGCCATTTTTGTCATCATCCTGCTCATCGCCTACATCCCGCAGCGTCCCGATTCCCCCAGCGTCAGCACGACCAGCCAGATGACCCCCGCCGAGCGCGTCGCGCGCCTGGCGGAAATGCAGGCAAAGGAAAAATCCGCCGCCACGACCTATGGCTGGGCGAACCCGGAGAAAACCGCCGTCCGCCTTCCCATCGATCGCGCGATGGAACTCACCGTCCAGGAACTCGCCGCAAAACGGGAGAAACAAAAATGACCGTGCCCGCCCGACCCTTCCGCATTCCGCGTTCCGCAATCCGCATTTCCTAAAATGGAGTGGCTTTTCTACATCATCGCATTCGTCATCGGCGTGGCCATCACGGCCTCGGCGGTGTATGCGCTGCATTGGTCGTCGAAGCACGGCCAGCTTCGCGACTTCGAGAAAGGCGCCGCCTCCATTTTCGACGAAAAGGAGCCCATCGGCCGCCCCACCGACTTCTTCCCGCAGAAACGTCGCAAACCAAAACCAACCACGCCCGCCACCTGATCCGCCACAAACACCAACCTCGTCTTTCTCTTTATTCTTTATCTTTCCTCTTTCGTCCCTGGCTTCCGTCCGAAAAAGAGAAAGAGGAAAGATAAAGAATAAAGAGAAAGAAACAAATCCAGGTCGCACGACCGAAAACCCTTTTTTCGCGATTCGTCCTTTTCGCAAATGTCCACCACTCCCAGCCTCGCCGCCTCCATCAATCCCGGCAGTTCGCCCGACATCGTCGCGCGCGCCGAGTTGAGCGAGATCGATGCGTCCACGCGCATCCCCGCGGTCTTTTTCCTGAGTTCGTCCGTGCTCTGGCTGCTCGCCGGCACGGCCTTCGCCCTCATCGCCTCCTTCAAGCTCCACACGCCGCACTTCCTCGGCGATCTGGAATGGCTCACCTTTGGCCGCGCCCGCACCGCCCACCTCAACACCGTCGTTTACGGCTGGTCGGTCAATGCCTCCTTCGCCGTGGCGTTCTGGCTCATGGCGCGCCTGTCGCGTTCCGTCCTCCGCCACGCCGGCATCCTCATGGTCGCGGGGGTGTTCTGGAACATCGGCGTCACTGCCGGCGTGCTCGGCATCCTGGCCGGCGACTCCACCTCGGTCGAGTGGCTGGAGTTCCCCTCCTACGCCACGCCCATGCTCTTCGTCGCCTACGCCCTCGTCGGCGCGTGGGCCGTCATCACCTTCCGCTTCGGCAAGTCCGAGCACATCTACGTCTCGCAATGGTATATCCTGGCGGCGCTCTTCTGGTTTCCGTGGCTCTATTCCATCGCGCAGATCATGATCATCTTTGAGCCCGCGCGCGGCACCGTGCAGGCGCTCGTCAACTGGTGGTTCGCGCACAACGTCCTCGGCCTCTGGTTCACCCCCATCGGCCTCGGCGCGATCTATTATTTCCTGCCCAAGGTATTGGGAAAACCGATACATTCCTACTACCTCTCGCTTCTCGGCTTCTGGTCGCTCGCCATCTTCTACAACTGGGCCGGCGTGCACCACCTCGTCGGCGGCCCGGTCCCCGCGTGGGTCATCACCGCCGGGATCGCCGCCAGCTTCATGATGGTCGTGCCCGTCGTCGTCACCGCCATCAACCACCACCTCACGATGATCGGCAGCTTCGGCGCGCTGAAGTTCAGCCCCACGCTCCGCTTCATCGTCTTCGGCGCGTTCAACTACACCATCACCAGCGTCATCGGCTCCTTCCAGGCCGACCGCACCGTCAGCGAGACGCTCCACTTCACCCACTTCACCGTCGCCCATGCCCACCAGGGCATGTATGCCTTTTTCACGATGGTGATGTTCGGCTCCATCTACTACATCCTCCCGCGCCTCCTCCTCCGCGAATGGCCCTCGGCCATGCTCATCCGCGTGCATTTCTGGGCGACCGCGGTCGGCGCGACCGTCTACGTCCTCGGCCTCTCCATTGGCGGGGCCATCCAAGGCTGGATGATGAACGCCCTCGACGCCAAGGGCGAGCTGCTCTACCCGCAGTTCCTCGACATCATGAAGGCCACCGTCCCGTGGCTCTTCTCGCGCAGCATCGCCGGCATGCTCGTCACCGTCGGGCACCTCGCCTTCGCGGTGAATTTCTGCTGGATGCTCTTCCGCAAGCGCGCCCCGCAGGACACCGCGCCCACGCTTTTCCGCAACCCGACTGAAATGGAGGAGGTGTCATGAATCGCGCCCCGCTCCTTTTCCTCGGCATCTTCTTCACGCTCGCCTTTTCCTGGACGGGCATCGTCCTCATCAACCAGATCAGCTACGGGCGCCTCCAGCCCGTTTACGACGAAAACGAGGACAAAACCTTCCCGCTCGCGCTCCCCGGCCTCGCCGCGGAAGGCAAGCTCGTTTACCAGGATCTCGGCTGCATCTATTGCCACACCCAGCAGGTCCGCCGTCCCGGCTACGGCACCGACACCCTTCGCAACTGGGGCGAGCGCCAGAGCGTGGCCCGCGACTACATCCGCGACGGGCGCGTCCTCCTCGGCACCATGCGCACCGGCCCCGACCTCCGCAACATCGGCTCCCGCCAGGTCGGCGACGCCGGGCGCGAATGGCATTACAAGCACCTCTACGATCCCACCATCACCTCGCCCGGCTCGATCATGCCGCCCTTCGCGTTCCTCTTCGAAACACGCAAGATTGTCGGCGAGCCCTCGCCCAAGGCGATCCACAGGGGCCTCCCTCCCCAATACCAGCCGCCCGCTGGCTACGAAATCGTCCCCTCCCACCGCGCCGAGGCCCTCGTCGAGTATCTCCTCAACCTGAAGGACACCTACACCTATCCCGAGGAGACCAAACGCGTTTACATCGACCTCAACGCCCCCGCCGCGCCGCCGCCCGCCGCGGCAGGAGCGACGGCGACCGGGACCGCCGGCACTGCGCCATCGTCATCCGGCACTGCCGCGCCTGCCGCCGCCACCGGGACCACCGGCACCGCCGCACCAGCCAAGGAGGCCGCTCCATGAGCGCGCGAAACCCCTCGGACAACGACCCGCGCATCGAGCAACCCGGCGCGAGCGACCGCGAAATCCAAAGCGTGCACGCCATTCTCCTGCGCGAGAAAAACGAGCCGGCCGAAGGCTATTCGCCCATGCCGCTGCTCCTCACCTTCTTTGTCTGCGCGATGTTCATCGGCGTCGCCATCTACTTCGTCAACAACCTCGGCGGCTTCAGCCCGCTCGCCTACGACGAGCGCTACACCCTCGAAATGGGCGAGGCCGCCGCCCGCGGCGGCGGCGCAAAGGCCGCGGTGGACCCCATTGCCCAAGGCAAAAAACTCTTCGCCATCTGCGCCACCTGCCACCAGGCGGCCGGCACCGGCGTCCCCGGCGCCTACCCGCCGCTGGCCGGCTCCGAGTGGGCCAACGGCAGCGAGGAGCGCGTCATCCGCATCCTCCTGCACGGCCTGACCGGCGAACTGAAAGTCCACGGCCAGACCTACAACGGCAACATGCCCGCCTTCGGTCCCGGCGGCGGTTACAATTGGAGCGACGACAAAATCGCCGCCGTGCTGACCTATGTCCGCCAAGAGTGGGGCAACACCGGCGGTCCGATTTCCGCCGAGCAGGTCACCGCCATCCGCACCAAAGGCGCGGCCGGCCGCACCAAGCCCTGGACCCAGCCCGAACTCGAAGCCATCCCGTAGCCCGTGCGAAAACGCGCCAGCGACTGGGAGCGCCGGCTTCCAGCCGGCAGACGACGCGAAGCGTCGCCAAGCCCACGGGCGGGCCGCCCGTGCCACCTGCCGGCAGGATGCCGGCGCTCCCCGTGCCAATCCCGCCGGCGTGCCGCCAGCCGCCGCGCTCATCCGCGCGAGGACGCGCAGGGGCGCAGCGACATCGCTGCATTCCGCGGCATTGCCTGCCCGCCGCCGTTTCCCCCATGCTGCCGGAAACACCGACTCCCGCCTTGATCCGCCACGCCCACAGCCAGGCCCGCACCTTTCTCGCGCTCTTCAATGAGCTGCGCCCGCATCTCCACGCCGACCGCAATCTCCCCGCGCGCATCCAGCAGCGCCTCGCCCGCGAGCGTCGTTTCGGCAGCCGCGACCGCCGCCTCTATCGCGAGCTCCTTTACACCGCCATCCGCCATCTGCCATGGTTTGAAAACGCCCTTGTTGCCACCGACGCTTTCACGCCCGCCGCGGCGTCTCCCGCCGCGAGCCCGTTCCATGCCCTCCTCTGGCTCGCCGCCGATTCCCCCGCCACGCTCCCGCTCAAGCGCGCGCTCCTCCTCGCCGCTCCGCCCGCTCCCCCGGCGCCCACCGAACGCGCCGCGTTTCTCGGTCTCGATGCCGCCGGCCTGCTTCCCGCGTGGTTCCGCAGCCATTGCCCGGAGGCGTTCGCTTCGCCCAACCTCGACGCCCTCAACACCCGCGCCCCGCTCTGGCTCCGCCTGCAAACCGACGAGCCCGCGCCCGTCCTCGCCGAATTCGACGCCCTCGGCTGGCCGCACCGTGCCTCTCCCGAACTCGCAGGCGCGCTCGAACTCCTCTTCCCCGACGCCGACATCACAAAAACCGACGCCTACCAACGCGGTCTCGTCGAAATCCAGGACCTCGGCTCCCAACTCATCCTTCCCATCGCCCTGGCCAAAATCGCCGCCGCCCCGGCCCTTCCTCTCCGCTGGCTCGATGCCTGCGCCGGCGCCGGCGGCAAAACCCTCCAGCTCGCCCGCCTCCTCGGTCCCGCCGCGCAAATCGAGGCCGCCGACCCGCGCTCCGACGCCCTTGCCGAGCTTGCCCGCCGCGCCGCCCGCGCCCGTCTGAAAAACATCCGCGTCCTGCCCCCCTCGCAACCGCCCGCCGCGCTCTACGACGCGATCCTCGTCGATGCCCCGTGCAGCGGCACCGGCACGTGGCGCCGCGCCCCGCACCTCAAATGGACGACCACCGAGGCCGACATCCGCGCCGCCGCGCGCCTCCAGCTCGAAATCCTCGCGCGCCACGCCCCGCGCGTCTGCCCCGGTGGCTTCCTCATCTACGCCACCTGCTCCCTCAGCCGCCACGAAAACGAAGCCGTCGCCACCCGGTTTCTCGAAGCGCATCCCTCCTTCCGTCTCCTCCACTCCGAAACCCTCCTCCCCGCCGCCCGCAACACCGACGGCTTCCACGTCTCCGTTTTTCGAAAGCAGGCTTCGCCGGCCGTTGAAGTTTAAGTTGAAGTTTAAGGACGCGGCGGCGAAGGTTTTTCTTCAACTTAAACTTCAACTTAAACCGGCGCGCTTCGCGCGCCCCGCCATGAACGTCACCGGCCTCGCCATCGTCCCTCCGCCCACCGCCGCCGACCAGCCTAGGGTCACCCCCGAGCTTCTCGCCTCCGTGCTCGCCCGCTACTCGCGCAGCAACGACGGCCTCGCCAACATCCTCGCCAAGGTCGATCTCGCCAACCCCGACGCCTCCATCGACCGCATCCTCAAATTCGTCGATTACGGACACGCCTCCATCGGCGGCCTCACCGGCGGCCTCGCCATCGCCCTCGACGGCGTCTCCATGTGGCTCGCCTATAAAATCTTCGAGCTTGCCCAGATGGCCGACGGGCAGGAGTCCAGCACGCGCTACATCACGATGGCCCCGGCCAGCCTGCCCGCGCCCGCCGACCTCGGCATCCCCGCCGATCTCGCCGACCGCTGGCAGGACGTGATGGCCCGCGCCTTCGCCGCCTACCAGCAGGAATACGCCCGCCTCGACGCCCTCGCCATCGCGCAGCCCGGCCTCATCCGGCTTCCCGCCGACGCGAAACCCGCCGTCGTCACGCGCCTCCGCAAAAACTACGCCCTCGACCGCGCCCGCTATTTCATCCCCTTCGCCACGCGCACCAACCTCGCCCTCGTGCAAAGCTCGCGCATGTGGGCGCAGCTTGTCCGCCAGCTCGATTCGCTGCCGCAACCCGAGGCCCGCGCCGCCGCCGCGCTTCTCCGCGCCGAACTCCTGAAACAATCCCCGCGCCTCATGCGCCACAGCGCGGCCGAGAAATCCTGCGAGGAAACCTTCCGCGCCGAGCTTGCCGCCAGTTGCGCGCTCGGCCTCGAACGACTCTCCACCGCGCCCCTTGCCGACGAGACCTGGGTGCATGTCGAGCGCGCCACGCCGCCCTTCCTCGCGGAAACGCAGGGTGTCGCCGACGCGCTCCGCCACCGCGTCAACCGCTACGGCCAGCAAGGCGCCGCCACCCGCCGCATGCGCGTGGCCTTTGCCTTCAACAACCTCTCCATCGCCGAACTCCGCGACCTCAACCGCCACCGCACCGGACACCGCTTCACGCCGCTCATCCAGGCCGGTTTCTACCTCCCGCCCGAAATCGGCCACGCCGGCCACGCCGGCCACGCCGCGCTTCTCGCCGACCAGGCCGCGCTCACCCGCGAGCTCATGCAGCGCGGCTCGCCCGCCTATCTTTATTCGCTGCTCCTCGGTGCGCAGACGCCTTTCGAGCACTCCACGCACGCCGACAAGTTCATCTACGAGGCCGAGCTTCGCACCGGCATGGGCGCGCACTTCCGCTACGCCGAGCACCTCGGCGCGGCCCTCCGCGGATTTTTCGAACAAGTCCCCGAAGCCCGGGCTTGGGTCACCGAAGGCACGGCCGAGCCGGAGTAACACCAATTGCCATCGGTATAATAGTTGCGCCGGACGCCCGGCCAGCCAGCCGCGCCGCGCCATCTCCGAGACCACCCTCGGATGCCTTCTTGGCGCATTGCACATTGCAAATATGCTTTGCAAAGTACTGTTTATTAAAATCCTGTGTTGACATCGGAATAGTAAAATAACCTTAAATTTGGCCATGTTTACTTTCCGTACTCCAGATGGCAGTGAGGATGGTCCTCATCCTGTGGAACAAATTAAAATTTGGATCAGGGAAGGTCTGCTTTCGCCTCACACTCTCGCAATCAAGACCGGCGAGACGACTTGGAAAAAATTATATTCGTATCCGGAATTCTTTGCGATCGGCCCGACCCAGCCGCCCTTCTCGACCACCGAGTTGTCATCCACTCATCCCCCGGGAGCGCCGTATCTCTCCCGCCCGGCCATGCCGTTTCAAGCCGGAACGGTGCCGGGCGCATTCAATGGCGCGCACAGTTCCAGGCCCCCGGTGGGCGTCACAAGTCTGCCGATTGTGCAGCACGATGGAGTGCGAATCGCCCTGCCGGCGGACCGGATAATGGCCGCCCTCGTGGACGGGTTGATGTGGATGCTGAGCCTGCTGCCTTTGTGGTTCTGCCTGACGCTGTATTTTTCCGGCGCGGTGACCAACTGGGCGTCCTTGAAGTGGGCCGTCCTGTTTCCCTTCGCCACGGCGATCTCCTGCCTCGTTATCCAGGGATGGATGCAGGCCGCGCGCGGCCAGAGCATAGGCAAAAGCCTCCTGCGTCTGCGCATCGTGCCTTCCACCAGCGATGACGAGCCGCCGGGATTCGTCACCGGCGTGATCGTGCGCTGGCTGCTGATGTGGCTGTTTTATCTGTTTCCCGTCGTCGCCCTGGTGGATTTCTTTTTTCTCTTCCGCGACGACCGCCGCTGCCTGCACGACCATCTGGCCGACACCCGCGTCATCGTCATGGACGAGTGACGCGGCCTCGCAAAAGCCGCGCGCGTTTTCTCACCCCTTGCGCACGCGCTCTTTTTCGTCCTCGCGTTCCTCCTCCAGCCGCGCGCGTTCGCCGGCGATCTGGCGGCGGATTTTCTCCATCTCGTCCGGGTTCCCCGCGGAAAGCGCGGCTTCGAGTTGCTGCTTCAGGAAAATCTCCCGCTCGGCGATTTTCCCGGCGTAGATTTTGTCGATTTCGGCGAGACGCGCTTTCTGCGCGCCGGTCAACGGCGTGGCGGCCCCGGTATCGGACTTGGCGAGGCGTTCCATGGCGAGTTCGTAGGCACTTTTCATGGCAGACGACAAATGCCCGGGTTTGGCCCAAAGGCAAGAGTCGCGCTGAGCGCGGCCGCATCTCGCCGGCTGACGCCGCAATTTCCCCGGTCTCGCTTCCGGCGGCTCCCCCTGCCGGATATTTTTTTACGCATGTGAAAATGAGGGCTTGGCAGATGCCTCGCCGGGTCTGCAAAATGACCCTCCCGCCGCTTGCATGCCACGTATGGGGCGGGGCTCTCATGTCGCATTTTGGTGCGGCGAAATCGCAACCCTCATCAAAGGAGGAAACGTTCATGATCATCGCAAATCATACCAGCCAGTCCCTTCGTCCCCGGAAATATCGTGCCATCCAGCGGCGCGACCTCGATTCGCTCCCGCAGCTCAGCCAGTTGTCGGACGAGGACATGCTAAACATGAGAGCCGTGTCTGCGGTGCTCCCGTTCCGGGTCAACGACTACATCGTGGACGAACTGATCGACTGGGACAACGTCCCCGCGGACCCGATGTTCCAGCTCAGTTTCCCGCAGTCCGACATGCTTGCGCCCGCCGACCTCGCCGCCATGCGCGGCCTCATCGCCGCGAATGCGCCGGAAGCCGGGCAGCAGGCGCTCGCCCGCGAGATCCAGTCCCGCTTGAATCCGCATCCCGCCGGCCAGATGGAGGTCAATGTGCCGCGCCTCGACGACGAGCCGCTGCCCGGCATGCAGCACAAATACCGCGAGACCGTGCTCTTTTTCCCCAGCCACGGGCAGACCTGCCACGCCTATTGCACCTACTGCTTCCGCTGGGCGCAGTTTGTCGGCGTGGACGAACTCAAGTTCGCCAGCCGCGAGGCTGGCAACCTCGCGCGCTACCTGCGCCGCCATCAGGAGGTCAACTGCGTGCTCATCACCGGCGGCGATCCCATGGTCATGCGCTCGTCCGTGCTCGCGCGCTACATCGAGCCGCTGCTCGGGCTCGACCACCTCATGAGCATCCGCATCGGCACGAAGTCGCTCGCCTGGTGGCCGTATCGCTACGTGACCGATCCCGATGCCGACGACACGCTGCGCCTCTTCGAGCGGGTGGTGAAAAGCGGGCGCCATCTCGCCATCATGGCGCACTTCAGCCATCCGCGCGAACTCGCCACCCGCGCCGTGCAGGAGGCGATCCGCCGCGTCCGCGACACCGGCGCGGTCATCCGCTGCCAGGCCCCGCTCGTGCGCCATGTCAACGACGACGCGCTGACTTGGAGCAATCTCTGGAAACGCCAGATCGTGCTCGGGCTCGTGCCTTACTACATGTTTGTCGAGCGCGACACCGGCCCGAAAAACTACTTCGAGGTGCCGCTCGCCCGCGCCCACGAAATTTTCTCAAAGGCGTGGCGCCGCATGTCCGGGCTCGGACGCACAGTGCGCGGCCCGTCGATGTCCGCCCTGCCCGGCAAGGTGCTCGTTGACGGCATCGAGGAGGTCAACGGCGAGAAAGTCTTCGTCCTGAAATTCGTGCAAGGCCGCGAGCCAGCCTGGGCCGGGCGGGTCTTTTTTGCGCGTTTTGATCCGCAGGCCACCTGGCTCGACCAGCTCAAGCCGGCGTTTGGGGCGAAGGAATTTTTCTTCGAGCCCGCGATGCGCGAAATCAAGGAGCACCATCGCGCCCCCGCCTGGAGCGACCGCTCGCGCTTCGTGCAGCAACTCTCCGAGTTCGGCCACGTGGAGTGGATGTGAGCGAAGGCAATCGCTCCCGAAACACCAAAATCCATCTTTCTCTTTATTCTTTATCTTTCCGCTTTCTCCCAAACTTGCCGGTGCGATGCCGAAAAAGAGAAAGAGGAAAGATAAAGAATAAAGAGAAAGAAAAACCTCCTACTTTTCCTTCAGCGCCCGTTCGAAGGCGCGCATGGTTTCGGGGCTCACGTGATGCTCGATGCCCTCGGCATCGAGATGCGCGGCCTTTTCCGGCACGCCGATGAGCCGCAGAAAATTAAACACGGTCTCGTGCCGCGCCCGCGCGTCCTTTGCGAGTTCGCGTCCGGTGTCGGTCAAAAAGATCGCGCGATAAGGCTGCGAAGTCACAAAGCCGTCGCGTTGCAGGCGCGAGATGGTGCGGTTGACCGTGACATGCGACACGCCGAGCATGCGCGCCAGATCGGTGACGCGCGCCTCGCCCATGCCCGCGATCAGGTCGGCGATGGCCTCCACATAATCCTCCGCTGTCTCCATCGCGTGTGCCGCGCGGGTGCTGCGCATGCCGTCAGCCTGCATGGGACGTCCGGAAGGAGGGTTGGCGGCAGGGGAGGGTTTGCGTTTCGAGGCTTTTGCGGGCATGGGCCGGTTTTCACAAAAAATCGGATGTGCTTCAACTTAAACTTCACACTTAAGCCTCAACCCAAACTGGCGGCGAAGCCGCCAAAATCGGGATACACCGGCACGTCGGGAAATCCGAGCCGTTCCCAATCCCCGCGGGTCAATTCGCCCGTGCAAAGCGCCGCCGCGCGAATGCCGGCGTTGAGCCCGGCGCGGATGTCGCTTTCGCGGTCGCCCACCATCCAGCACTGCGCGGGATCGAGCCCGTGGCGCCGGATGGATTCGAGGAGGAAGCGCGGCGACGGCTTGCGGTAAACGACGGGCTGGTCGCTGGATTCCGGCGCGATGCAGATGTCTGCGAACAACGGCACGGGCGGCAGCGCGATGAGTTCCTCCATGCGCTCGTTGCATCGGACCGCGTCTTCCAGCGTGTAATAGCCGCGCCCGATGCCCGACTGGTTGGTGTGGAGGAATAACAGGTAGCCCAGCGTCCGGACGCGTCGCAGCCCCTCGACGACGCCGGGGATCAACTCCACCCCGGCGGGATCGGAGAGATAGCATTTGTCGAGGATGAGCGTGCCGTCGCGATCGAGAAAAAGAGCCTTGCGCATCGCGCGACTGTGAGGTCGCCGGCCTCGGGGCGTCAACACACCGGAGAAATTTACGAATTACGATTGAGAATGGCACCATAGGCGCCGTTTGGCTGTGGTAGGGCGAGGCGTCCCGCCGAGCCGCAAGCCAACGGCTCGGCGGGACGCCTCGCCCTACCTAAAGGGGCAATCTTGTTCGTAACATCAGTTACCCTTTTCCCTTTTTTTCGCGTTTGGTCTTTTTCTCCGGCGCGGGCGGGGGAACCTCCTGGCCGGGCGCGGGCAGCACCTTGTAGGGAATCGCCGGGGCCGCGATGCTTACCTTGCGGCCTTTGGCGCGTTGCGTGCCCTCGATCACGAG
This genomic stretch from Termitidicoccus mucosus harbors:
- a CDS encoding DUF3341 domain-containing protein, with the protein product MAAQPNSLIATFETTADLMRAAETVRDAGYKHWDCITPFPVHGLDKAMGVARSRVPRFSLAGGITGFCTGMSMIWFMNRFDYPLVVGGKPFFSPMFAFPVSYELTILFTAFATIGGMLFLNRLPMHYHPVLKYDQIHRGLDDRFFIVIESRDPKFNLEATRALLEKAGGADITELEA
- a CDS encoding c-type cytochrome — encoded protein: MRYAYLALALFCVALVSILGFRGMTSTRPPNEVFPNTFFPEMSRQAKFKPQASTPFFADGRTDRPLPAGVVPRGELREDDFLYQGKDAKGEFARGFPEEILINAQLMARGQERYNIYCIPCHGALGDGNGITKSYGMGTTPTYHDDRLRQMPEGEIFNTITHGKGTMMSYADKLSPQDRWAVIAYVRALQRAETGAPADVPPSHKPELGLK
- a CDS encoding cbb3-type cytochrome c oxidase subunit I produces the protein MSTTPSLAASINPGSSPDIVARAELSEIDASTRIPAVFFLSSSVLWLLAGTAFALIASFKLHTPHFLGDLEWLTFGRARTAHLNTVVYGWSVNASFAVAFWLMARLSRSVLRHAGILMVAGVFWNIGVTAGVLGILAGDSTSVEWLEFPSYATPMLFVAYALVGAWAVITFRFGKSEHIYVSQWYILAALFWFPWLYSIAQIMIIFEPARGTVQALVNWWFAHNVLGLWFTPIGLGAIYYFLPKVLGKPIHSYYLSLLGFWSLAIFYNWAGVHHLVGGPVPAWVITAGIAASFMMVVPVVVTAINHHLTMIGSFGALKFSPTLRFIVFGAFNYTITSVIGSFQADRTVSETLHFTHFTVAHAHQGMYAFFTMVMFGSIYYILPRLLLREWPSAMLIRVHFWATAVGATVYVLGLSIGGAIQGWMMNALDAKGELLYPQFLDIMKATVPWLFSRSIAGMLVTVGHLAFAVNFCWMLFRKRAPQDTAPTLFRNPTEMEEVS
- a CDS encoding cbb3-type cytochrome c oxidase subunit II; translation: MNRAPLLFLGIFFTLAFSWTGIVLINQISYGRLQPVYDENEDKTFPLALPGLAAEGKLVYQDLGCIYCHTQQVRRPGYGTDTLRNWGERQSVARDYIRDGRVLLGTMRTGPDLRNIGSRQVGDAGREWHYKHLYDPTITSPGSIMPPFAFLFETRKIVGEPSPKAIHRGLPPQYQPPAGYEIVPSHRAEALVEYLLNLKDTYTYPEETKRVYIDLNAPAAPPPAAAGATATGTAGTAPSSSGTAAPAAATGTTGTAAPAKEAAP
- a CDS encoding c-type cytochrome, with the protein product MSARNPSDNDPRIEQPGASDREIQSVHAILLREKNEPAEGYSPMPLLLTFFVCAMFIGVAIYFVNNLGGFSPLAYDERYTLEMGEAAARGGGAKAAVDPIAQGKKLFAICATCHQAAGTGVPGAYPPLAGSEWANGSEERVIRILLHGLTGELKVHGQTYNGNMPAFGPGGGYNWSDDKIAAVLTYVRQEWGNTGGPISAEQVTAIRTKGAAGRTKPWTQPELEAIP
- a CDS encoding RsmB/NOP family class I SAM-dependent RNA methyltransferase; protein product: MLPETPTPALIRHAHSQARTFLALFNELRPHLHADRNLPARIQQRLARERRFGSRDRRLYRELLYTAIRHLPWFENALVATDAFTPAAASPAASPFHALLWLAADSPATLPLKRALLLAAPPAPPAPTERAAFLGLDAAGLLPAWFRSHCPEAFASPNLDALNTRAPLWLRLQTDEPAPVLAEFDALGWPHRASPELAGALELLFPDADITKTDAYQRGLVEIQDLGSQLILPIALAKIAAAPALPLRWLDACAGAGGKTLQLARLLGPAAQIEAADPRSDALAELARRAARARLKNIRVLPPSQPPAALYDAILVDAPCSGTGTWRRAPHLKWTTTEADIRAAARLQLEILARHAPRVCPGGFLIYATCSLSRHENEAVATRFLEAHPSFRLLHSETLLPAARNTDGFHVSVFRKQASPAVEV